The Methanosarcina barkeri MS DNA window AAAGATGAAGGGTTTGAGCCCTTTATACAAAGAGTTCTTGCAGGATCTTCGGATTATGTTGTTTTTACCAGTGCAAACGGAATAAGTTTTACTCTGGACAAGCTTTCTGAAACTGAAAAGAAAGATTTCATTACAGCGCTTAAAAAAATCAAGGTAATTGCCATCGGGCCTAATACGGAAAAAGAACTCATAAAAATAGGAATTGACAACCCATTTTTGCCGGAAGATTACAGTTCCACAGGAATTGTAGAGGCTCTCTGCTCCGAGGTTGCAGGAAAGACGGTGGATCTTGCCAGGAGCTCTTTTGGAGCTAAGGTCTTGATAGAAGGGCTTGAAAAGTGCGGAGCTACGGTTTATGAAACTCATGTGTACACTCTCAGTATTCCTGAAGGAACGATCCAGAAAGAGTTGATCGAACGCGCACTCGCAGGGGAAGTTGATGCTTTTGCTTTTACAAGTTCTATGATGGTTAAAGGCTTTATGAAACATGCAAAAGGGCTGGGAGCAGAGAAAACCATAAAAGAATCTCTCAGCAGGGCCGTGGTAGGAGCTATAGGAACGCCTACAGGAAATACCCTAAAAAAATATGGTGTCAATGTGGACGTAATTCCTGAAGAGTTTACTTTCGAAGCTCTGATAAAGGCTATGAAAAAAGAGCTATGAAAAGTCAGCTTGATAGTAACTGAAGAACTACTCTAAAAGTATGACTTAAATCGTTTTGAGAACCACGTTATATGGGAATGAGTTCATAAAGTCGGGGCTCTTCTCATAAAACCGGTTCGACAGAACAGCACTTAAAAGTTCATAAGGTTTTTTGTCGTACCAATGTACGAATTATGGAATGATTCAAATAAACCTTTGATACATGTCAAATTTGCTTCTTATAATCCAGTAGTCTTTTTTTTGCAGGGCAGGTGATGGGTATATCTCCGCTTTTGTCATCATTAAGCACACCGAATGTGAAAACTACATACTTTATACATTAAATATATAGTTAAGAGGCAGTCTAAGTTAAAAAACAGTCTAAAGGAATTCATCCATAA harbors:
- a CDS encoding uroporphyrinogen-III synthase; translated protein: MAEEKRPVLAIMRPESYRKISETLAQDYGFEPLYAPMIRLEGIKDEGFEPFIQRVLAGSSDYVVFTSANGISFTLDKLSETEKKDFITALKKIKVIAIGPNTEKELIKIGIDNPFLPEDYSSTGIVEALCSEVAGKTVDLARSSFGAKVLIEGLEKCGATVYETHVYTLSIPEGTIQKELIERALAGEVDAFAFTSSMMVKGFMKHAKGLGAEKTIKESLSRAVVGAIGTPTGNTLKKYGVNVDVIPEEFTFEALIKAMKKEL